The Gillisia sp. Hel_I_86 genome has a segment encoding these proteins:
- the lepB gene encoding signal peptidase I translates to MTITQWFLFFLIVQVVHFLGTWKLYVKAGRQAWEAAIPVYNAVVLMKIIHRPWWWTILLFVPIVNLIMFPVVWIETIRSFGKHKLMDTILVLVTFGLYIFYLNYAAELTYIKDRSLTPRTATGEWISSILFAVIAATLVHTYLIQPFTIPTSSLEKTLLVGDFLFVSKFHYGARTPLTAVAFPMVHDTIPILGVKSYLEKPQIPYFRLPGFEKIERSDIVVFNWPVDTMNNMYFTDKYYYKPIDKKTNYVKRAVGVAGDSLRIIDGRIFINAEPLKLPGRAKLQHNYIGTTKGKAFDPRYLYERYDVTDPYGYDPGTNSFRINLTEDAYNKFKNHPNVAFIQKLNDSIGNKDTRLFPKSKNLNWNQDNMGPIFVPKKGATTKLNLETLPFYKRLIEVYEGSELGINNKLSVNGTQVLLNGQPTETYTFKMDYYWMMGDNRHNSLDSRYFGFVPENHVVGKPVFVWFSWDTNGTGIMNKIRWERLFTTVSGDKEPTSYLPYFLIGLLVLFGYNFFKKKRDS, encoded by the coding sequence ATGACTATTACGCAGTGGTTCTTGTTTTTCCTGATCGTTCAGGTTGTTCATTTTTTAGGAACTTGGAAATTGTACGTTAAGGCAGGGCGACAGGCATGGGAAGCTGCAATTCCTGTTTACAATGCGGTGGTTTTAATGAAGATCATCCATAGGCCTTGGTGGTGGACCATCTTATTATTTGTGCCTATTGTTAATCTAATTATGTTTCCTGTTGTTTGGATAGAAACCATAAGAAGTTTTGGGAAGCATAAACTGATGGATACTATTTTGGTATTGGTTACTTTCGGGCTCTATATCTTTTATTTGAACTATGCTGCCGAGTTAACTTATATAAAGGATAGAAGTTTAACCCCCAGAACTGCTACTGGAGAATGGATAAGCTCCATTCTATTTGCAGTGATCGCGGCAACTTTGGTGCATACCTATCTTATTCAGCCATTTACGATCCCTACTTCTTCCTTGGAAAAAACATTGTTGGTGGGTGATTTTCTGTTTGTGAGCAAGTTCCATTACGGTGCAAGAACTCCTTTAACAGCAGTAGCTTTTCCTATGGTTCATGATACCATTCCAATTTTGGGAGTAAAATCGTATCTGGAAAAACCCCAAATTCCATATTTCCGATTACCGGGCTTCGAAAAAATTGAACGCTCAGATATCGTGGTTTTTAACTGGCCGGTAGATACTATGAACAATATGTATTTTACCGATAAATATTATTATAAACCAATAGATAAGAAAACGAATTATGTGAAACGTGCTGTGGGAGTTGCAGGGGATTCCTTGAGGATAATAGATGGTAGGATCTTTATTAATGCTGAACCACTTAAACTACCGGGAAGAGCTAAACTTCAACATAATTACATAGGAACTACAAAAGGGAAAGCTTTTGACCCCAGGTATTTATATGAGCGTTATGATGTTACAGATCCTTATGGCTATGATCCGGGAACCAATTCTTTTAGAATAAATCTTACGGAAGATGCTTATAACAAGTTCAAGAATCATCCAAATGTTGCATTTATTCAAAAATTAAACGATTCTATTGGAAATAAGGACACCAGACTATTTCCGAAGTCCAAAAATTTAAATTGGAACCAAGATAACATGGGACCTATTTTTGTTCCAAAGAAGGGAGCAACCACAAAGTTAAATCTTGAAACCTTACCATTCTACAAGAGGCTGATTGAAGTATATGAAGGATCTGAATTGGGAATCAACAATAAACTAAGCGTTAACGGAACCCAGGTGTTGCTTAACGGACAACCTACCGAGACTTACACCTTTAAGATGGATTATTACTGGATGATGGGAGATAACCGCCATAATAGCTTAGATAGCCGTTATTTCGGATTTGTACCGGAAAATCATGTAGTGGGCAAACCTGTATTTGTCTGGTTTAGTTGGGATACCAATGGAACTGGGATTATGAACAAGATCCGTTGGGAACGCTTATTTACAACAGTTAGTGGAGATAAGGAGCCTACCTCCTATTTGCCATATTTCTTAATTGGTCTACTGGTTCTATTTGGTTATAATTTCTTTAAGAAGAAAAGAGATTCATAG
- a CDS encoding WbqC family protein, protein MKEILVSLPYFGPISQFKELVDTTKVWIEKEDNFQKQTYRNRMYVYGANGKLSLNIPIKHLPKTEVKVHQKYNGVKIDNDDKWQNTHWKSLKTAYQTSPFFEFYEDELAPLFSQEYPTLYEFNQDCFKTVLECLQLELEFEHTSEYDKHPENIVDLRNLINAKSTLKIPEYIQVFQEKYGFLSNLCILDLLFNEGPNAVAYLKAM, encoded by the coding sequence ATGAAAGAGATCTTAGTAAGCCTCCCCTATTTTGGGCCTATTTCTCAGTTTAAGGAATTGGTGGATACCACTAAAGTTTGGATAGAGAAAGAAGATAATTTCCAAAAGCAAACATATCGCAACCGAATGTATGTCTATGGAGCGAACGGAAAATTAAGCTTGAACATCCCTATAAAACATTTGCCAAAGACCGAGGTCAAGGTGCACCAAAAATATAACGGGGTTAAAATAGACAATGATGATAAATGGCAAAACACACATTGGAAATCCCTGAAAACTGCTTACCAAACCTCTCCTTTTTTTGAATTTTACGAAGATGAGCTTGCCCCTTTATTTAGCCAAGAATATCCAACCCTCTATGAATTCAATCAGGATTGTTTTAAAACCGTTTTGGAATGTCTTCAGTTGGAATTGGAGTTTGAACATACTTCTGAATACGACAAACACCCAGAAAACATAGTTGACCTTCGAAATTTAATCAATGCCAAAAGCACATTGAAAATTCCAGAATATATACAGGTGTTTCAAGAAAAATATGGGTTCTTGTCCAATCTTTGTATCCTGGACCTGCTTTTTAATGAAGGTCCAAATGCGGTAGCATATTTAAAAGCGATGTAA
- a CDS encoding DUF5683 domain-containing protein — MNLKSLLTIFFLFLATTLAVAQKDTLQVKTTSDTIVEPKKDYKEYNPLAPAKAAFFSAVLPGLGQAYNGKYWKIPIAYAGLGIGIYFYLDNDKQYDRYRNAYKRRLAGFEDDEFIVDGVTRVTTDGLIRAQKTLQRNKEVSLLVTAGIYILNIIDANVDAHLQQFNVREDLSFKPAVNFDEFSGKTRYGLSLNFNF, encoded by the coding sequence GTGAATCTTAAGTCTCTTTTAACCATTTTTTTCTTATTTCTAGCTACTACACTGGCAGTGGCCCAAAAAGACACTTTACAGGTTAAAACGACTTCGGACACTATTGTTGAACCCAAAAAGGATTACAAAGAATACAACCCACTAGCACCCGCAAAAGCAGCATTTTTTTCTGCGGTTCTACCAGGTTTAGGCCAGGCCTACAATGGGAAATATTGGAAAATCCCTATTGCTTACGCAGGTCTTGGGATTGGGATTTATTTTTATCTTGACAATGACAAACAATACGACCGGTATAGAAATGCCTATAAAAGAAGGCTTGCTGGATTCGAAGACGATGAATTCATTGTAGATGGTGTAACCAGGGTTACTACAGATGGGTTAATTAGAGCACAAAAAACTTTGCAGCGCAACAAAGAGGTCTCTTTATTGGTTACTGCAGGAATCTATATTTTAAATATCATAGATGCCAATGTAGATGCGCATCTTCAGCAATTTAATGTGAGGGAAGACCTTTCTTTTAAACCTGCGGTGAATTTTGATGAATTTTCAGGAAAAACCCGATACGGACTATCTTTAAATTTTAATTTCTAA
- the dapB gene encoding 4-hydroxy-tetrahydrodipicolinate reductase, which translates to MKIALLGYGKMGKTIERIALERGHAITHKITGDIENEDLSEADVAIDFSIPKAAFTNIKTCIKKQLPVISGTTGWLENYEQAVKLCEAENSAFLYASNFSIGVNLFFDLNEKLAKIMDPFQNYSVEIEEIHHLQKLDAPSGTAISLAQQIIGNSRKTGWQLDHAEENEIPITAKREENVPGTHTVSYKSDIDSIEIRHTAHSREGFALGAVIAAEWIRDKKGVFSMKDVLQNLT; encoded by the coding sequence ATGAAGATCGCACTTTTAGGATATGGAAAAATGGGGAAGACCATTGAAAGAATAGCTTTGGAAAGAGGACATGCCATTACCCATAAAATTACGGGGGATATAGAAAACGAAGATCTTAGCGAAGCCGATGTGGCTATAGATTTTAGCATCCCGAAAGCCGCCTTTACAAATATAAAAACATGCATAAAGAAGCAGCTTCCAGTAATATCTGGAACAACGGGTTGGCTGGAAAATTATGAGCAGGCAGTAAAACTTTGTGAAGCTGAAAATTCAGCTTTTTTATATGCTTCAAATTTTAGCATTGGCGTGAATTTGTTCTTCGATCTAAATGAGAAATTAGCAAAGATCATGGATCCATTTCAAAATTATTCCGTGGAAATTGAAGAAATACACCATCTTCAAAAATTGGATGCCCCTAGCGGAACCGCAATTAGTTTGGCACAACAGATTATTGGAAATTCCAGAAAAACGGGTTGGCAACTGGATCACGCTGAAGAAAATGAAATTCCGATTACAGCAAAAAGAGAAGAAAATGTTCCCGGTACCCATACGGTTTCATATAAATCTGATATTGATTCTATAGAAATAAGGCATACTGCGCATTCCCGAGAAGGCTTTGCACTAGGTGCTGTTATTGCTGCTGAATGGATCAGAGATAAAAAAGGGGTTTTTTCCATGAAGGATGTCCTTCAAAATTTGACATAA